Proteins found in one Sphingomonas sp. SORGH_AS_0879 genomic segment:
- the phaP gene encoding phasin family protein (Members of this family are phasins (small proteins associated with inclusions such as PHA granules). Note that several different families of phasins have been named PhaP despite very little sequence similarity to each other.) has protein sequence MADEFGNGGGAGAIGGDMGAGAFTDRMKGAGEAMQASGQKIAEGGSAVTLKMLDQAETNAREAFSAMRAAASAKDLSDVMRIQTDFLREQGTRSMSQAREIGEMIVQFGRDAVGAVRSRQDQG, from the coding sequence ATGGCCGACGAATTCGGAAATGGCGGCGGTGCGGGTGCCATCGGCGGCGATATGGGCGCTGGTGCCTTTACCGACCGGATGAAGGGCGCGGGCGAAGCGATGCAAGCTTCGGGGCAGAAGATCGCGGAAGGCGGATCGGCCGTGACGCTCAAGATGCTGGATCAGGCGGAAACCAATGCACGCGAAGCCTTTTCGGCGATGCGCGCGGCGGCCTCCGCCAAGGACCTGTCCGATGTGATGCGCATCCAGACCGATTTCCTGCGGGAACAGGGCACCCGCTCCATGTCGCAGGCGCGCGAGATCGGCGAGATGATCGTCCAGTTCGGGCGTGACGCGGTCGGAGCGGTTCGGTCCAGGCAGGACCAGGGGTAA
- a CDS encoding efflux transporter outer membrane subunit yields MRILSPFPAMLLAATALSACSMAPKYERPATPVPPSWPVGDAYLRQSEAALPTVRYSDVFRDARLQQLIVQALANNRDLRVAAANIASTRAQYRIQRGSLFPQVDATGRYSYTDRGSGGAGSQAIGNGGTGTGTGGTGTGTGTGTGGTGTGGTGGTIVTGANGSGSAWSVNLGTTAFELDLFGRIRSLTGAALDRYFATEAAARATRLTLVGDIADAWLTYGADQSLLAIAQQTAANAERSVTLTRARLTGGIAPRTDLRQAEQVLATAQADLAQQKTAVAQDINALQLLVGAPIDTALLPRSIEEAAPTVATLPAGLDSGILLRRPDVVQAEYLLRAANGQIGAARAALFPRISLTGLVGFASTALSSLFSGGSFNYSVAPAVSYPIFQAGAGVANVQYSQAQRDAALATYEKAIQTAFQETADALARQGTIADQLGANRRFLSAATDTYRLTEASYRGGVTPFLNTLDAQRSLYSAQRTVIATQLVEASNRVSLYRVLGGDSLLEATPNGPVALGAGR; encoded by the coding sequence ATGCGTATCCTGTCCCCCTTCCCCGCCATGCTGCTGGCCGCGACCGCGCTGTCGGCCTGCTCGATGGCCCCGAAGTACGAGCGCCCCGCCACGCCGGTGCCGCCATCCTGGCCGGTCGGCGACGCCTATCTCCGTCAGTCGGAGGCGGCGCTGCCGACGGTGCGCTATAGCGACGTGTTCCGCGACGCCCGGTTGCAGCAATTGATCGTGCAGGCGCTGGCCAACAATCGCGACCTGCGCGTCGCCGCCGCCAATATCGCGTCCACCCGCGCGCAATATCGCATCCAGCGCGGCAGCCTGTTCCCGCAGGTCGATGCCACCGGCCGCTATAGCTATACCGATCGCGGCTCGGGCGGTGCGGGCAGCCAGGCGATCGGCAATGGCGGCACGGGAACCGGCACCGGTGGGACCGGGACCGGCACAGGCACTGGGACCGGCGGCACCGGCACCGGGGGGACCGGCGGTACGATCGTCACCGGCGCGAACGGTTCGGGCAGCGCCTGGTCGGTCAATCTGGGCACGACCGCGTTCGAGCTGGACCTGTTCGGGCGTATCCGTTCGCTGACCGGCGCGGCGCTCGATCGCTATTTCGCGACCGAGGCCGCCGCCCGCGCGACCCGACTGACGCTGGTGGGCGACATCGCCGACGCCTGGCTGACCTATGGCGCGGACCAGAGCCTGCTCGCCATCGCACAGCAGACCGCCGCCAATGCCGAGCGCAGCGTCACGCTGACCCGCGCGCGGCTGACCGGTGGGATCGCTCCGCGTACCGACCTGCGTCAGGCCGAGCAGGTGCTGGCGACCGCCCAGGCCGATCTGGCGCAACAGAAGACCGCCGTCGCGCAGGACATCAACGCGCTGCAACTGCTGGTCGGCGCGCCGATCGATACGGCGCTTCTCCCCCGCTCGATCGAGGAGGCGGCCCCCACCGTCGCGACCCTGCCCGCCGGGCTCGATTCGGGGATCCTCCTGCGCCGCCCGGATGTGGTGCAGGCCGAATATCTGCTGCGCGCCGCCAATGGCCAGATCGGGGCGGCGCGGGCGGCGTTGTTCCCGCGTATCTCGCTGACCGGGCTGGTCGGCTTCGCCAGCACTGCGCTGTCCTCGCTCTTTTCAGGGGGCAGCTTCAACTATTCGGTCGCACCCGCCGTCAGCTATCCGATCTTCCAGGCGGGGGCGGGCGTGGCGAACGTCCAATATTCGCAGGCCCAGCGCGACGCCGCGCTGGCAACCTATGAAAAGGCGATCCAGACCGCCTTTCAGGAGACCGCCGACGCCTTGGCGCGGCAGGGGACGATCGCCGACCAGCTGGGCGCCAATCGGCGCTTCCTGTCCGCCGCGACCGACACTTATCGCCTGACCGAGGCGAGCTATCGCGGCGGGGTGACGCCGTTCCTCAACACGTTGGATGCCCAGCGCTCGCTCTATTCGGCGCAGCGGACCGTGATCGCGACTCAGCTGGTCGAGGCGAGCAACCGGGTGTCGCTCTACCGCGTACTCGGCGGCGACTCATTGCTGGAAGCCACGCCGAACGGCCCGGTGGCGCTCGGCGCGGGGCGGTAA